A genomic segment from Geitlerinema sp. PCC 7407 encodes:
- a CDS encoding cell division protein FtsQ/DivIB, whose product MASGIASVSRTELAQRRQQLRRQRQVRRLQTGWRFLAICGLAGGLLWVITLPAWVIRKPEQVQIEGHQRLSPQTVRTLLPLNYPESLLRLEPQEIADQLKAKPPIADAIVTRQLLPPSLTVQIQERQPVAIAQSTPQSSSSASSGLLDADGTWMPLESFTALEQSFQKPALVVIGDWSQYHTDWSALYESVRRSPLKVSEIDWRDPSNLILKTDLGIVHFGSYNSRFDEKLQALDRMRQLPKQLDLKQIDYINITNPESPLVQTKQGKN is encoded by the coding sequence ATGGCTAGTGGTATCGCTTCAGTTTCTCGAACAGAGTTAGCGCAGCGCCGTCAGCAGCTCCGGCGTCAGCGGCAGGTCCGGCGCCTACAAACTGGGTGGCGCTTCCTGGCCATTTGCGGGCTAGCAGGCGGCCTCCTGTGGGTGATCACCCTGCCAGCCTGGGTCATCCGCAAGCCAGAGCAGGTGCAAATCGAAGGCCATCAGCGCCTCTCGCCCCAAACGGTCCGCACCCTGCTGCCCTTGAATTATCCTGAATCCCTGCTGCGCCTCGAGCCCCAAGAGATTGCCGACCAGCTCAAGGCCAAGCCGCCCATTGCCGACGCGATCGTGACCCGCCAGCTCCTGCCGCCGAGCCTCACGGTGCAAATCCAGGAGCGCCAGCCTGTCGCGATCGCCCAGTCCACTCCCCAGAGCTCGAGCAGTGCCTCATCCGGCCTCCTCGACGCCGATGGAACGTGGATGCCCTTAGAGAGTTTTACCGCTCTAGAACAATCGTTCCAAAAACCCGCCTTGGTCGTCATTGGCGACTGGTCGCAGTACCATACCGATTGGTCTGCGCTCTATGAGTCCGTGCGGCGATCGCCCCTCAAAGTCTCAGAAATTGATTGGCGCGATCCGAGCAATTTAATTCTCAAGACCGACCTGGGGATCGTTCACTTTGGTTCCTATAATTCGAGATTTGACGAAAAGCTCCAAGCCCTCGATCGCATGCGTCAGCTTCCCAAGCAGCTCGATCTTAAGCAAATTGACTACATCAATATCACCAATCCAGAATCGCCCCTCGTGCAAACAAAACAAGGGAAAAACTAG
- the ftsZ gene encoding cell division protein FtsZ → MTSDSKLGLDHENAHPQAQSTFSLPVDNNTTSNPFGNAGLSTSTPHSRGDLPREDPRGRDIVPSSIARIKVIGVGGGGCNAVNRMIASEVSGVEFWSINTDAQALTNVPRASQHLQIGQKLTRGLGAGGNPAIGQKAAEESRDELAAAIEGADLVFITAGMGGGTGTGAAPVVAEVAKEAGALTVGVVTRPFTFEGRRRTNQAEEGTAALQGRVDTLIIIPNDKLLSVISEQTPVQEAFRVADDILRQGVQGISDIITIPGLVNVDFADVRAVMADAGSALMGIGVGSGKSRAREAAMAAIASPLLESSIDGAKGVVFNITGGHDLTLHEVNSAAEIIYEVVDPNANIIFGAVIDERMQGEIRITVIATGFSGEVPQQPPAARVTPVKRPVTPPPPTSSPAADPRSAKPSVGGLDIPEFLQRRRPNR, encoded by the coding sequence ATGACATCTGATAGTAAACTAGGGCTTGATCATGAAAACGCCCACCCCCAAGCGCAATCTACCTTTTCGCTGCCAGTGGATAACAATACGACCTCAAATCCGTTTGGTAACGCAGGGCTGAGCACCAGCACGCCCCACAGCCGAGGCGATCTTCCGCGTGAAGATCCCAGAGGTCGTGATATTGTGCCGAGCAGCATCGCCAGAATCAAGGTAATTGGCGTTGGTGGCGGTGGTTGCAATGCCGTCAACCGCATGATCGCCAGTGAAGTGTCTGGGGTGGAATTTTGGTCCATCAACACCGATGCCCAGGCCCTCACCAATGTGCCCCGGGCGTCCCAGCACCTCCAGATCGGCCAAAAGCTGACCCGAGGTCTCGGGGCCGGTGGAAACCCTGCCATTGGCCAAAAAGCAGCCGAAGAGTCCCGCGATGAGCTAGCTGCCGCCATCGAAGGCGCAGACTTGGTGTTCATCACCGCTGGTATGGGCGGCGGTACCGGCACGGGCGCAGCGCCTGTGGTGGCCGAGGTCGCCAAGGAAGCCGGAGCCCTGACCGTCGGCGTTGTGACGCGTCCCTTTACCTTTGAGGGTCGACGCCGGACCAACCAGGCCGAAGAAGGAACCGCCGCCCTCCAGGGCCGCGTAGACACGCTGATCATCATCCCCAATGACAAGCTGCTGTCGGTGATCTCTGAGCAGACGCCGGTGCAGGAGGCTTTTCGGGTTGCCGATGACATTCTGCGCCAAGGGGTTCAGGGGATCTCAGACATCATTACGATCCCCGGCTTGGTGAACGTGGACTTTGCCGACGTGCGGGCCGTAATGGCCGACGCGGGCTCGGCGCTCATGGGCATTGGCGTGGGCTCCGGTAAGTCTCGAGCCCGAGAAGCCGCGATGGCGGCGATCGCCTCTCCGCTCCTTGAGTCCTCCATCGACGGTGCTAAAGGCGTTGTCTTCAACATCACGGGTGGCCACGATCTCACCCTCCACGAAGTCAACTCCGCCGCTGAAATCATCTACGAAGTGGTGGATCCCAACGCCAACATCATCTTTGGCGCGGTGATCGACGAACGCATGCAGGGAGAAATCCGCATCACGGTGATCGCGACGGGCTTTTCGGGCGAGGTGCCTCAGCAACCGCCCGCAGCTCGCGTGACCCCGGTCAAGCGACCTGTGACGCCGCCGCCTCCAACTTCCTCACCCGCTGCGGACCCCCGATCGGCGAAGCCCTCTGTGGGCGGTCTCGATATTCCCGAATTTCTGCAGCGTCGGCGGCCCAACCGCTAG
- the rsmD gene encoding 16S rRNA (guanine(966)-N(2))-methyltransferase RsmD has translation MGLRIYGNRQLKTLPGQMTRPTPARVREALFNIWQGDVVGCRWLDLCAGSGVMGAEALCRGAIAAVGIEQSGRACAIVRDNWRQVATPEQSWRVIQGDVAQRLRSLAGQQFDRIYFDPPYASDLYQPVLGAIAQHQLLAAGGELAVEHSPQRQDFQASSGLVVCRVKLYGNTALTFFQNPETP, from the coding sequence ATGGGGCTGCGAATCTACGGTAACCGACAACTCAAAACCCTGCCGGGACAGATGACGCGGCCAACGCCAGCGCGAGTGCGGGAGGCACTGTTCAACATTTGGCAGGGCGACGTTGTGGGCTGCCGCTGGCTGGATCTGTGCGCGGGCAGCGGGGTAATGGGCGCGGAGGCCCTGTGTCGAGGGGCGATCGCCGCAGTGGGGATCGAGCAGTCGGGGCGCGCCTGTGCCATTGTGCGCGACAACTGGCGGCAGGTGGCCACCCCGGAGCAATCTTGGCGCGTGATCCAGGGAGATGTGGCCCAGCGCCTGCGCAGCTTGGCGGGTCAGCAGTTTGATCGCATTTATTTCGATCCGCCCTACGCCAGCGATCTCTATCAGCCGGTGCTAGGGGCGATCGCCCAGCATCAGCTCCTGGCTGCGGGCGGTGAACTGGCGGTGGAGCACAGCCCCCAGCGCCAAGACTTTCAAGCGAGTTCGGGGCTCGTCGTGTGCCGGGTCAAGCTCTACGGCAACACCGCGCTCACGTTCTTTCAGAATCCTGAAACCCCCTAA
- a CDS encoding S8 family peptidase, with protein MKKLVLVLLFFLGLGWALGNYSGLAHRGTYDSLILDFREDRAAEIGEVLDTLSQRYGKTPQLNSAFSTSDNIYIVTGDRALLKTLRQSDLKPYLEYIEPNYQYQALAVPNDPDYDKQWNLRSINVEAAWDETQGDGVTVAIIDTGVSRVPDLEDTEFVEGYDFVNDRAQANDDSGHGTHVAGTIAQATNNGYGVAGIAYSARIMPLKVLGASGGGSVADIAEAIRFAADNGASVINMSLGGPGESQLMAEAIDYAHSKGVVIVAAAGNASQNAAGYPARYPHVIGVSALDATGAKAPYSNFGAGVDLAAPGGSKQDGDLGGILQNTIDPQTGNAVFASFEGTSMAAPHVAGAAALVKAMGVENPDEVLSVLKESARAVTSDPLNHYGAGQLDVGAAVKLAGQQQISPRDFFRWLRDNGYLNPRFWIDGGAVAIAPKIAMVLGSYLLAWILRRYFPFRWSWGMASGLVAGSSGLFFLRGLYLFDAPQWPFRVMGSSIPELGNAIQGTSALNPIFASVLIPGFLILLLLGHPQARWFAIGTALGISVCLATSAAIAPSLMWLGSGLGARLFLGINALLCLGLARLALRTEDAIA; from the coding sequence ATGAAGAAATTGGTTCTGGTCCTCCTCTTCTTCTTGGGGCTTGGCTGGGCTCTGGGAAACTATTCAGGATTGGCCCATCGAGGCACCTACGACAGCCTCATCTTGGATTTCCGGGAAGACCGGGCAGCAGAAATTGGCGAGGTGCTCGACACCCTCAGCCAGCGCTACGGCAAGACGCCTCAGCTCAACAGCGCCTTTTCAACGAGCGACAATATCTACATCGTGACGGGCGATCGCGCTTTGCTCAAGACGCTGCGCCAGTCCGACCTCAAGCCTTACCTGGAATACATCGAGCCCAACTATCAGTACCAGGCCCTCGCGGTCCCGAATGACCCTGACTACGACAAGCAGTGGAACCTGCGCAGCATCAACGTCGAGGCCGCCTGGGATGAGACCCAGGGAGACGGCGTCACCGTCGCCATCATCGACACCGGCGTCAGCCGCGTCCCCGACCTCGAAGACACTGAATTTGTCGAGGGCTACGACTTCGTCAACGATCGCGCCCAGGCCAACGACGACAGCGGCCACGGTACCCACGTCGCTGGCACGATCGCCCAAGCCACCAACAACGGCTACGGCGTCGCCGGGATCGCCTACAGCGCCCGCATCATGCCGCTGAAAGTCCTGGGGGCTAGCGGTGGGGGCTCCGTGGCTGACATTGCCGAAGCAATTCGCTTTGCGGCGGACAATGGGGCCAGCGTGATCAATATGAGCCTGGGCGGCCCGGGCGAGAGCCAGCTGATGGCCGAAGCCATCGACTACGCCCACAGCAAAGGGGTCGTGATCGTCGCCGCCGCTGGCAACGCCAGTCAGAACGCAGCGGGCTATCCCGCTCGCTATCCCCACGTGATCGGCGTGTCAGCCCTAGACGCGACCGGCGCCAAAGCCCCCTACTCCAACTTCGGGGCAGGGGTGGATCTGGCGGCTCCGGGCGGCTCCAAGCAAGATGGCGATCTGGGCGGCATTTTGCAGAACACGATCGATCCCCAGACGGGCAATGCGGTTTTTGCCTCCTTTGAGGGCACCAGCATGGCCGCGCCCCACGTGGCGGGAGCAGCGGCGCTGGTGAAAGCCATGGGGGTCGAGAACCCCGATGAAGTCCTCAGCGTGCTGAAGGAGTCGGCGCGGGCCGTGACCAGCGATCCCCTGAACCACTACGGCGCGGGCCAGCTAGACGTGGGCGCAGCGGTGAAGCTGGCGGGTCAGCAGCAAATTTCGCCGCGAGATTTCTTCCGATGGCTGCGGGATAACGGCTATCTCAATCCCCGCTTCTGGATCGATGGTGGCGCAGTGGCGATCGCCCCCAAAATCGCCATGGTTCTGGGCTCCTATCTGCTGGCCTGGATTCTGCGGCGCTACTTCCCCTTCCGGTGGAGCTGGGGCATGGCCAGCGGATTGGTCGCGGGTAGCTCGGGTCTCTTTTTCCTGCGGGGCCTGTATCTATTTGATGCGCCCCAGTGGCCTTTCCGGGTGATGGGCAGCTCGATCCCCGAGCTGGGCAATGCCATTCAGGGCACCAGCGCCCTGAATCCGATTTTTGCCAGCGTCTTGATCCCAGGGTTTTTGATCCTGCTGCTGCTGGGCCATCCCCAGGCCCGCTGGTTCGCCATCGGCACGGCCCTGGGGATCAGCGTGTGTCTGGCTACCAGTGCGGCGATCGCCCCTAGCCTGATGTGGCTGGGTAGCGGCCTAGGCGCTCGTCTCTTTTTGGGGATCAACGCCCTGCTGTGTCTGGGCTTGGCCCGATTGGCTCTGCGCACCGAGGACGCGATCGCATGA
- the petG gene encoding cytochrome b6-f complex subunit V gives MVEPLLSGIVLGLIPITLAGLFVAAYQQYRRGNQFNL, from the coding sequence GTGGTAGAACCTCTGCTCTCAGGCATTGTTTTGGGCCTGATCCCTATCACCCTGGCAGGGCTGTTTGTTGCGGCTTACCAGCAGTACCGTCGCGGCAATCAATTCAACCTCTAG
- the rnhA gene encoding ribonuclease HI codes for MGALITTIYTDGACSGNPGPGGWGVVVNFADGTVQELGGHEAQTTNNRMEMQAAIAALEFLRDRPQSEPIALHTDSEYVKKGVTQWLAGWKRKGWKTSTGSAVLNQDLWETLDRLNSSKVSWHYVRGHAGNKDNERCDAIARVFAQGKAPNLRQSSEIAPRSSVATDRKNDNSVESISNLAAPPIIETPMVESTAATNQDSLDSVPREVRVTQLRNLVETLHMADEIAKQGYLISSSELADLMDVNASAVTSRGDNWVWRNWVVSRVRREGNQILWQLERVD; via the coding sequence ATGGGAGCCCTGATTACGACGATTTACACCGATGGCGCTTGCTCTGGCAATCCTGGCCCGGGGGGCTGGGGGGTCGTCGTGAATTTTGCTGATGGTACGGTCCAGGAACTGGGCGGCCACGAGGCCCAAACCACCAATAACCGCATGGAGATGCAGGCAGCGATCGCGGCTCTCGAATTTTTGCGCGATCGCCCCCAAAGCGAACCCATCGCGCTGCACACCGACAGCGAGTACGTCAAAAAGGGCGTCACCCAATGGCTGGCGGGCTGGAAGCGCAAAGGCTGGAAAACCAGCACCGGCAGCGCCGTTCTCAACCAAGACCTCTGGGAGACCTTGGATCGGCTCAACAGCTCCAAGGTCAGCTGGCACTACGTGCGGGGCCATGCAGGTAACAAAGATAACGAGCGCTGCGACGCGATCGCCCGCGTTTTTGCTCAAGGGAAAGCACCCAACTTGCGCCAATCCTCCGAAATCGCACCCAGAAGTTCTGTGGCAACCGACAGGAAAAATGACAACTCGGTAGAATCCATAAGTAATCTCGCTGCCCCTCCTATCATCGAAACTCCTATGGTCGAATCTACAGCCGCGACAAATCAGGACAGCCTGGACAGTGTCCCGCGTGAGGTGCGAGTTACACAACTTCGCAACCTAGTTGAGACCTTGCATATGGCCGATGAGATTGCCAAGCAGGGCTACTTGATCAGCAGCTCAGAGCTGGCCGATCTGATGGACGTCAATGCCAGTGCCGTGACCAGTCGAGGCGACAACTGGGTCTGGCGCAACTGGGTTGTATCGCGCGTGCGCCGAGAAGGCAACCAAATTCTCTGGCAGCTAGAGCGCGTCGATTAG
- a CDS encoding c-type cytochrome, with amino-acid sequence MGPIKGRKIWSVKVWLGILCALWALTWSVPGAIAADLDLGAKVFEVHCVGCHLKGGNIVRRGKTLQLRALQRNGVDTQEAIADLVTHGKNNMSAYGDRLTPEEIQAVSAYVLDRAQTGWR; translated from the coding sequence GTGGGACCGATCAAAGGCCGCAAAATCTGGAGTGTCAAAGTCTGGCTGGGAATCCTCTGTGCCCTTTGGGCGCTCACCTGGAGCGTGCCCGGGGCGATCGCCGCTGACCTGGATCTCGGCGCAAAAGTCTTTGAGGTGCACTGCGTCGGCTGTCACCTCAAGGGCGGCAACATCGTGCGGCGCGGCAAAACTCTCCAGCTCCGAGCTCTCCAGCGCAACGGCGTCGACACCCAGGAGGCGATCGCCGATCTGGTCACCCACGGCAAAAACAACATGTCTGCCTACGGCGATCGCCTCACCCCCGAAGAAATCCAGGCCGTATCCGCCTACGTCCTCGATCGCGCCCAGACCGGCTGGCGCTAG
- the thiD gene encoding bifunctional hydroxymethylpyrimidine kinase/phosphomethylpyrimidine kinase, protein MTDQAQIPVALTIAGSDSGGGAGIQADLQTFAFHCVHGTSALTCVTAQNTVGVTRVDALPAVAVAAQIEAVVSDIGVQAAKTGMLLNQEIIAAVAQQVTQWGIRSLVVDPVMVSRTGAQLIDDGAIATLRTDLIPQATLVTPNRYEAQILSGLTLETLSDMQAAAEMIWQKSGGPAVLVKGGGMPGALRGIDVWFDGQQMETLTTECVDTPHTHGTGCTLSAAIAANLALGKTPLEAVRDAKTYVTTALHHALALGRGQGPVGHFFPLLRSASSPKG, encoded by the coding sequence ATGACCGATCAAGCGCAAATTCCGGTGGCATTGACGATCGCAGGCTCGGATAGCGGGGGGGGAGCTGGCATTCAGGCAGATTTGCAGACCTTTGCCTTTCACTGTGTCCACGGCACCAGCGCGCTGACCTGCGTGACGGCCCAAAACACCGTAGGCGTCACGCGGGTCGATGCCCTGCCAGCGGTGGCGGTGGCGGCTCAGATCGAGGCCGTGGTCAGCGACATTGGGGTGCAGGCGGCCAAGACGGGAATGCTGCTGAACCAAGAGATCATTGCGGCGGTGGCTCAGCAGGTAACGCAGTGGGGGATCCGATCGCTGGTGGTGGACCCGGTGATGGTGTCGCGGACCGGGGCGCAGCTGATCGACGATGGGGCGATCGCCACTCTGCGGACCGACCTGATTCCCCAGGCGACCCTGGTTACCCCCAACCGCTACGAAGCGCAGATCCTGAGCGGCCTGACCCTGGAAACCCTGAGCGATATGCAGGCGGCGGCGGAGATGATTTGGCAAAAGAGCGGCGGTCCGGCGGTCCTGGTGAAGGGAGGCGGGATGCCGGGAGCGCTGCGGGGCATTGACGTGTGGTTCGATGGGCAGCAGATGGAAACGCTGACGACGGAGTGCGTGGACACGCCCCACACCCACGGGACGGGCTGTACCCTCTCGGCGGCGATCGCCGCGAATCTGGCCCTGGGCAAAACGCCCCTAGAGGCCGTGCGCGACGCCAAAACCTACGTGACAACGGCGCTCCACCACGCTTTGGCCCTGGGCCGTGGCCAAGGACCGGTGGGACACTTTTTCCCGCTGCTGCGCTCCGCTAGCAGCCCCAAAGGCTAG
- a CDS encoding MBL fold metallo-hydrolase has translation MQLTFIDLNSWIFRIGDRTLLVDPWLVDPMVFYGIPFLFTAYHRQAPAFTPQTLPPIDAILLSQGLDDHCHIPTLERLDRSIPVLASPSAAKVARKLGYQQVQALSPWESYALGDVSVLAVPGASIQGQLENGYVLEDTRQRTRLYYEPHQFRPETGIAEKVGRVDVAIAPVIGQIFPLLGEVIMGPQQALALAQALRPQVYVPTTHGEINASGLLPKVIRSVGSLAEFEALLAQHCASTRLQTPAPGETLDLSALVKTA, from the coding sequence ATGCAGCTTACCTTCATCGACCTCAACAGCTGGATTTTTCGGATCGGCGATCGCACGCTGCTGGTCGATCCGTGGCTGGTGGACCCCATGGTGTTCTACGGGATTCCGTTTCTGTTTACCGCCTACCACCGGCAGGCCCCGGCCTTCACGCCCCAGACCCTGCCCCCCATCGACGCCATTTTGCTCTCCCAGGGCCTCGATGATCACTGCCACATTCCCACCCTCGAGCGCCTCGATCGCAGCATCCCCGTCCTTGCGTCCCCCAGCGCCGCCAAAGTAGCCCGCAAGCTGGGCTACCAGCAGGTCCAGGCCCTGTCCCCTTGGGAAAGTTACGCCCTGGGTGACGTCAGCGTGCTGGCGGTGCCGGGCGCATCCATTCAGGGTCAGCTCGAAAATGGCTATGTCCTGGAAGACACTCGGCAGCGCACCCGTCTGTACTACGAGCCGCACCAGTTTCGGCCCGAAACAGGCATTGCCGAAAAGGTCGGTCGCGTCGATGTCGCGATCGCCCCGGTGATCGGGCAAATTTTTCCGCTTTTGGGCGAAGTCATCATGGGTCCCCAGCAGGCCCTCGCCCTGGCCCAAGCCCTGCGGCCCCAAGTGTACGTTCCGACCACCCACGGCGAAATCAACGCCAGCGGTCTCCTGCCCAAGGTGATTCGCTCGGTGGGCAGCCTCGCCGAATTCGAAGCGCTGCTTGCTCAGCACTGCGCTTCAACGCGTCTGCAAACCCCGGCCCCCGGGGAGACGCTCGATCTGTCCGCGCTGGTCAAGACTGCCTAG
- a CDS encoding tetratricopeptide repeat protein gives MLKHLWQRWRGGDTGPSSETESEAALPPLSDADHELLFDQVTEGVLQGWNQPRVQKFFAQMGDRGNTERWVAWLQRYGDRVLASSPDYNLAARLLKYAEADPSALGDAAKVLGQRILAQQQTPLAESVPMTDAIEALFTAGNELYQQGSVVKAIEAWDEAIALKPDFYQAWANRGVALASSGRYTEALASYDQALAIAPDAHDTWSNRGIALRNLDRNEDALASYDQALALKPDYLEAQINRCVVLVALKRLQEALQGYTQVVSLAPQRYEVWLGYGNVMHQLQDLEEAVAAWDRALNLQPNAVLIWEQRGQALLKLKRYEESLASFDQVLAVQPFRNDLVAIKDFLLEEIEGRASRQAYAEAQAEAESAANLPQDAPDTPAE, from the coding sequence ATGCTCAAACATCTCTGGCAACGCTGGCGCGGTGGCGACACCGGCCCTTCTTCTGAAACCGAGTCTGAGGCTGCCTTGCCGCCCCTGAGCGATGCCGACCATGAGCTGCTGTTTGACCAGGTGACCGAGGGCGTCCTCCAGGGCTGGAATCAGCCCCGCGTGCAGAAGTTTTTTGCCCAGATGGGCGATCGCGGCAATACAGAGCGCTGGGTGGCCTGGCTCCAGCGCTACGGCGATCGCGTCCTGGCCAGCTCCCCCGACTACAACCTGGCCGCGCGCCTGCTGAAGTATGCAGAGGCGGACCCCAGCGCCCTGGGTGACGCGGCCAAAGTCCTGGGCCAGCGCATCTTGGCCCAGCAGCAGACTCCCCTGGCGGAGTCTGTGCCCATGACCGACGCCATTGAGGCGCTGTTTACGGCTGGCAATGAGCTGTACCAGCAGGGCTCGGTGGTCAAAGCCATCGAGGCGTGGGATGAGGCGATCGCCCTCAAACCCGACTTTTACCAAGCCTGGGCCAATCGCGGCGTCGCCCTCGCCTCCTCAGGCCGCTACACCGAAGCCCTGGCCAGCTACGACCAGGCCCTGGCGATCGCCCCTGACGCCCACGACACCTGGTCCAACCGCGGCATTGCCCTGCGCAACCTCGATCGCAACGAAGACGCCCTGGCCAGCTACGACCAGGCCCTCGCCCTCAAACCCGACTACCTAGAAGCCCAAATCAACCGTTGCGTGGTGCTCGTCGCCCTCAAGCGCCTCCAAGAAGCCCTCCAGGGCTACACCCAGGTGGTTTCCCTGGCCCCCCAGCGCTACGAGGTCTGGCTCGGCTACGGCAACGTTATGCACCAGCTCCAGGACCTCGAAGAGGCCGTCGCCGCCTGGGATCGCGCCCTGAACCTCCAGCCGAACGCCGTCTTGATCTGGGAGCAGCGCGGCCAAGCCCTGCTCAAGCTCAAGCGTTACGAAGAGTCCCTGGCCAGCTTCGACCAAGTGCTGGCGGTGCAGCCCTTCCGCAACGATCTCGTCGCCATCAAAGACTTCTTGCTCGAAGAGATCGAGGGCCGCGCCAGCCGCCAGGCCTACGCCGAGGCCCAGGCCGAGGCAGAATCCGCCGCCAATCTGCCCCAGGACGCGCCGGACACGCCCGCCGAATAA
- a CDS encoding ABC transporter ATP-binding protein: protein MKIRSNYQRLIPYLKPHQSTIAQALSCTLGFTVFWPILAWLAGRVGGFIGEGNVEAIAQFAALGAVIFLIRGLVQYGQDALMAKAAFAIALDLRNRVYRHLQSLSLSYFESAKVGDLSYRLTEDIDRIGEVINKVFHQFIPCVLQLIVVLGYMVYLNWQLTLGTLIIAPLMAGLIGWFGEKLRVVSQRSQNRISDLASLLTEVFSGMRLIQAFAAEDYMGQRFGQEAERNRRARYRTEQLKAIQFPVVGFLEAMSVLLLFLLGGWQISEGNLTGAEFISYIAAVALLIDPISLTTSNYNEFKQAEASVDRIFELLELQPTVIEAPDAIALSTVSGSVEYRGVRFGYQADQPVLQDLNLQVKPGEMIALVGASGAGKTTLVNLLPRFYDPEAGSILIDGVDIRQVTLQSLRRQIGIVPQETILFSGSIAQNIAFGQADFDQKAVEEAAKIANAHQFISAFSSGYQTWVGERGVNLSGGQRQRLAIARAVLLNPRILILDEATSALDSESEALVQEALERLMRDRTVFIIAHRLATVRRANRILVIEQGQIVEAGTHEELIEQGDRYARFYAQQFSL, encoded by the coding sequence TTGAAGATCCGCTCCAACTACCAACGACTCATTCCCTACCTGAAACCCCACCAAAGCACCATTGCTCAGGCCTTGAGCTGCACCCTGGGTTTCACGGTGTTTTGGCCGATTTTGGCGTGGCTCGCCGGGCGAGTGGGCGGCTTCATCGGCGAGGGCAATGTGGAGGCGATCGCCCAGTTCGCGGCGCTCGGGGCGGTGATTTTCCTGATACGGGGCCTGGTGCAGTACGGCCAGGATGCCCTGATGGCCAAGGCCGCCTTCGCGATCGCCCTTGACCTGCGCAACCGCGTTTACCGGCACCTCCAGAGTCTCAGCCTCAGCTACTTCGAGTCGGCGAAGGTCGGCGACCTGTCCTACCGCCTCACCGAAGACATCGATCGCATCGGCGAAGTCATTAACAAAGTCTTTCACCAGTTCATTCCCTGCGTGCTCCAGCTGATCGTCGTGCTGGGCTACATGGTCTATCTCAACTGGCAGCTCACCCTGGGCACCCTGATTATTGCGCCGCTGATGGCGGGCTTGATCGGCTGGTTTGGCGAAAAGCTGCGGGTCGTCTCCCAGCGCAGCCAGAACCGCATCTCGGACCTGGCATCCCTGCTCACTGAGGTGTTTAGCGGCATGCGGCTGATTCAGGCCTTCGCCGCCGAGGACTATATGGGCCAGCGCTTTGGCCAGGAGGCCGAGCGCAACCGCCGCGCCCGCTACCGCACCGAGCAGCTCAAGGCAATTCAGTTTCCCGTGGTGGGCTTCCTGGAGGCCATGAGCGTGCTGCTGCTCTTTTTATTGGGGGGCTGGCAGATTTCGGAGGGCAACCTGACCGGGGCGGAGTTCATCAGCTACATTGCCGCCGTGGCGCTGCTGATCGACCCCATTTCCCTGACCACGAGCAACTACAACGAGTTCAAGCAGGCCGAGGCCTCGGTGGACCGGATCTTTGAGCTGCTGGAGCTGCAGCCTACCGTGATCGAAGCGCCCGACGCGATCGCCCTCAGCACCGTCAGCGGCAGCGTGGAATATCGGGGGGTTCGCTTTGGCTATCAGGCGGATCAGCCAGTGCTCCAGGATCTCAACTTGCAGGTGAAGCCGGGGGAAATGATCGCCCTAGTCGGAGCGTCTGGGGCAGGCAAGACGACCCTAGTGAATCTTTTGCCGCGCTTTTATGATCCGGAGGCTGGCTCCATCTTGATTGATGGCGTCGATATTCGTCAGGTGACGCTCCAGAGCCTGCGGCGACAAATTGGCATCGTTCCCCAGGAAACCATTCTGTTTTCGGGCAGTATTGCCCAAAATATCGCCTTTGGTCAGGCGGACTTTGACCAAAAGGCCGTGGAAGAGGCCGCCAAAATTGCCAACGCACATCAATTTATTAGTGCTTTCAGCAGCGGCTACCAGACCTGGGTGGGCGAGCGCGGCGTGAATCTCTCGGGGGGTCAGCGTCAGCGATTGGCGATCGCCCGCGCCGTTTTGCTCAATCCCCGCATCTTGATCCTCGATGAGGCGACTTCGGCCCTCGACTCGGAGTCCGAAGCCCTCGTCCAAGAAGCCCTTGAGCGGCTCATGCGCGATCGCACGGTGTTTATCATCGCTCACCGTCTAGCGACAGTGCGGCGAGCCAACCGCATCTTGGTGATCGAGCAGGGCCAGATCGTGGAAGCAGGCACCCACGAGGAACTCATTGAGCAGGGCGATCGCTACGCCCGCTTTTATGCTCAGCAGTTCAGCCTTTGA
- a CDS encoding cytochrome c, with amino-acid sequence MDNQLAKTDIELPIQRIAIAVIAMGLAILLGIFGWQRFQASDPYIQAVLTSPGDPVQGHAIFQINCAGCHGLEADGRIGPSLKEISTRKSRVSLIQQVISGKTPPMPKFQPSPQTMADLLEYLEKL; translated from the coding sequence TTGGATAATCAGCTTGCCAAAACCGATATTGAGCTGCCGATCCAGCGGATCGCGATCGCAGTCATTGCGATGGGGCTGGCGATCCTCTTAGGAATCTTCGGTTGGCAGCGATTTCAGGCCTCTGATCCATACATCCAAGCCGTGCTGACCTCGCCGGGAGATCCGGTGCAGGGGCACGCCATCTTTCAGATCAACTGTGCAGGCTGCCACGGCTTAGAAGCAGATGGTCGGATCGGCCCCAGCCTAAAAGAAATCTCGACTCGCAAGTCCCGTGTCAGCCTGATTCAGCAGGTGATCAGCGGCAAAACGCCCCCGATGCCGAAGTTTCAGCCCAGCCCCCAAACCATGGCTGACCTGCTGGAATATCTCGAAAAGCTTTAA